The Lycium barbarum isolate Lr01 chromosome 12, ASM1917538v2, whole genome shotgun sequence genome includes a region encoding these proteins:
- the LOC132624262 gene encoding uncharacterized protein LOC132624262: MARKGKATAAQKGKAVADEAASQAPRLTRARTYTGIHIRSQSSPTSLSTEGPRGASDPAPAPAPIPVPPVHQPDEQNQEIREMKDAIQLLTQILAAQAGRQDRGHEYSNRAASARARDFLALNPPEFKGTDPNAVPQEFIDGMQRTLDIMRASATESVQLASYRLQSIAINWFQSWKLSRGRDTPPPTWQEFSDAFLRHHMPTELRRARLDRFLNLRQGNMSIREYSVEFDSLARYAPAIVQNMEDRIHRYVMGLEPEWQEACMAVEMHPGMDIARVQAYAQGSEDRKRQREATSERSGGQPKRARAEHQSTGPTRGSRP; the protein is encoded by the coding sequence ATGGCTAGGAAGGGTAAAGCGACGGCAgcacagaagggcaaggcggttgCAGATGAGGCAGCCAGCCAAGCCCCCAGACTTACCAGGGCTCGGACTTACACTGGAATACATATTCGGTCCCAGAGTTCTCCTACTTCCCTATCTACGGAAGGGCCCAGGGGGGCATCTGATCCAGCCCCAGCCCCAGCACCAATACCGGTACCTCCAGTTCATCAGCCGGATGAGCAGAATCAGGAGATAAGAGAGATGAAGGATGCCATACAATTGCTAACTCAGATACTTGCTGCCCAAGCTGGGCGACAGGATAGGGGCCATGAGTATTCGAATAGGGCCGCTAGTGCCAGGGCCCGAGACTTCCTTGCCCTAAACCCCCCAGAATTCAAGGGCACGGACCCCAATGCCGTccctcaggagttcatagatGGCATGCAGCGTACTCTGGATATAATGAGGGCATCAGCTACAGAGTCTGTTCAGCTAGCTTCCTACAGGTTACAGAGCATAGCaattaattggtttcagtcatggaAGCTATCGAGAGGCAGGGACACCCCTCCGccgacttggcaggaattctcGGATGCCTTCTTGCGTCATCACATGCCAACTGAGTTAAGGCGGGCAAGACTTGACAGATTCCTTAACCTACGACAGGGTAACATGTCCATTAGAGAGTACagtgtggagtttgattctctagcTAGATATGCCCCTGCTATTGTGCAAAACATGGAAGATAGAAttcaccggtatgtgatgggctTAGAACCGGAGTGGCAGGAGGCTTGTATGGCCGTGGAAATGCATCCGGGCATGGATATAGCTCGTGttcaggcctatgctcagggGTCAGAAGATCGAAAGCGTCAGCGAGAGGCCACCTCAGAGCGGAGCGgtggccagcccaagagggccagggcAGAGCATCAGAGTACAGGCCCCACCAGAGGCAGCAGACCCTAG
- the LOC132623305 gene encoding kinesin-like protein KIN-7F isoform X1, with protein sequence MEEREERICVSVRLRPLNEKERNDVTDWECINDTTIIYKNVSLSPSERLMYPSAYTFDRVFTSDCSTRQVYEEAAKEVALSVVKGFNSSVLAYGQTSSGKTYTMIGITEYAIADIYEYVHKHTERDFVLKFSAMEIYNESVRDLLGEGSSTPLRLLDDPERGTVVEKLTEEILRDWNHVIHLLSICEAQRQIGETSLNETSSRSHQIIRLTIESSAREYSGNDNSSTLLATVNFVDLAGSERASQSLSAGTRLKEGCHINRSLLTLGTVIRKLSKDRRGHIPFRDSKLTRILQPSLGGNGRTAIICTISPARSHVEQSRNTLLFASCAKEVTTNAQANIVMSDKTLVKHLQRELARLESELRYPRACIFPSDYEALLQEKDHQIQQLEKEIKDLILQRDIAQSQVKDLLKLLGDDVIQVGFGHYPNLRVKRSPDYQSPMQQISLLRETRYIDVDVRARSMGHSRCSSEDQFIHVPEFEETIFRNNAFPMLLVGSSNNSRSDSCQGWDDQAEKQSNKTSEDLCKEVRCIETEESSVKGTQYSFPEENGRFPALFTIINGERINHGTISPRSVTPQHKENGELKPSPFKEDQESVSSSFFEEGRNSNRDLVSFPLRVEQALESSKCKDDKESAPLLLKEEKEEKKLICVYSSNAPPEKLSSPCDRNLKLYKSTSCKASIIIDRSSPCLEESNRNENAPPSDLERDFNARPQDSEMRICPMNFGSDVKCSSGNGPSFHEEGAVNIELEVPKRKPFTKEDVNNADGACSARVNEMDELQHETGVKEYHEAEAEHDKPSKSVRDVEPLEDDYKSCYNWPSEFKRLQKEIIELWHACNVSLAHRTYFFLLFQGDTTDAIYMEVEIRRLNFLKDTFSRGEKTVVNGRTLSLEGSKKDLREERRMLSKQMQKKLSEAERESLYLKWGILINSKRRRVQLAQKLWTKTDDINHIADSAYLVAKLAGLMEPGKGPKEMFGLDFPGTSRNYSFKTGLKSIL encoded by the exons ATGGAGGAGCGCGAAGAGAGGATTTGTGTATCGGTGAGGCTAAGGCCATTGAATGAGAAAGAAAGAAACGATGTTACAGATTGGGAATGTATCAATGACACAactattatatacaaaaatgttaGCCTTTCGCCATCAGAGCGCTTAATGTATCCCTCTGCATATACATTTG ACAGGGTATTCACCAGTGATTGCTCTACAAGACAGGTTTATGAAGAAGCAGCTAAAGAAGTTGCTCTTTCCGTGGTCAAAGGATTCAATT CAAGTGTTCTTGCCTATGGCCAAACAAGCAGTGGAAAGACCTACACTATGATTGGAATAACTGAATATGCAATAGCAGATATCTACGAATACGTGCACAAG CACACAGAAAGAGACTTTGTTTTGAAGTTTTCTGCCATGGAGATATACAATGAATCTGTTCGAGATCTCCTTGGTGAAGGTAGCAGTACTCCACTCAGACTTCTAGATGATCCGGAG AGAGGGACCGTTGTTGAGAAACTCACTGAGGAAATATTGAGGGATTGGAACCATGTGATTCATCTCCTTTCTATATGTGAAG CTCAGAGACAGATTGGGGAGACTTCCCTCAATGAAACAAGCTCTAGATCTCACCAAATCATCAGACTG ACAATTGAAAGTTCCGCTCGTGAGTATTCAGGCAACGACAACTCGAGTACCCTTTTAGCTACTGTG AATTTTGTCGATTTGGCTGGAAGTGAGCGGGCATCTCAGTCGTTGTCAGCTGGTACAAGGCTGAAAGAAGGCTGTCACATAAACCGCAGCTTGCTGACCCTGGGCACTGTTATTCGTAAGCTAAG CAAGGATAGGAGGGGTCACATTCCTTTCCGAGATTCAAAGCTAACTAGGATATTGCAGCCCTCATTAGGCGGCAATGGTAGAACTGCCATCATCTGTACAATTAGCCCTGCACGAAGTCATGTTGAGCAATCAAGGAATACACTACTGTTTGCGAGTTGTGCAAAGGAAGTAACTACTAATGCCCAAGCGAACATAGTAATGTCAGATAAAACATTAGTGAAGCATTTGCAGAGGGAGTTGGCAAGATTGGAAAGTGAGTTAAGGTATCCTAGGGCTTGTATATTCCCTTCAGATTACGAAGCGTTACTGCAAGAGAAGGACCATCAAATACAACAG CTGGAGAAGGAGATAAAGGACTTAATTTTGCAACGCGACATTGCTCAGAGTCAAGTTAAAGATCTGTTGAAGCTGCTTGGAGATGATGTAATACAG GTTGGTTTTGGACACTACCCGAATCTGCGTGTGAAGAGATCACCAGATTATCAAAGCCCAATGCAACAGATTTCCCTATTGAGAGAAACTCGTTACATAGATGTTGATGTTAGAGCACGTTCAATGGGACATAGTAGGTGTAGCTCTGAGGATCAGTTTATACACGTGCCAGAGTTTGAAGAAACAATCTTTCGCAACAATGCATTTCCAATGCTATTAGTTGGCAGTTCAAATAATAGCAGAAGTGATTCATGTCAGGGATGGGATGATCAAGCTGAAAAACAAAGTAACAAGACTTCTGAGGATCTATGCAAGGAAGTTCGTTGCATTGAAACAGAAGAATCCAGTGTCAAGGGAACACAGTATTCATTTCCTGAAGAAAATGGTCGCTTTCCAGCTTTATTTACCATTATAAATGGGGAAAGAATAAATCACGGAACAATATCACCTCGATCAGTGACACCTCAGCATAAGGAAAACGGGGAGTTGAAACCATCACCGTTTAAAGAAGACCAAGAATCAGTGTCATCATCATTTTTCGAGGAAGGAAGGAATTCCAATAGAGATTTAGTGTCATTTCCCTTAAGGGTTGAGCAAGCCCTTGAATCATCAAAGTGCAAGGACGACAAAGAGTCCGCGCCATTGCTgttaaaagaagagaaagaagagaaaaaattaATTTGTGTTTATTCCTCAAATGCTCCTCCAGAAAAATTATCCTCACCATGTGATAGAAATTTGAAGTTATATAAAAGTACAAGTTGCAAAGCTAGCATAATTATTGATCGATCTTCTCCATGCTTAGAGGAGTCCAACAGAAATGAAAATGCACCACCATCTGACCTAGAAAGAGATTTCAATGCAAGACCTCAGGATTCAGAAATGAGAATTTGTCCTATGAACTTTGGCTCTGATGTTAAGTGTTCTTCAGGAAATGGTCCCTCCTTTCATGAAGAGGGTGCTGTCAATATTGAACTTGAGGTTCCAAAGAGGAAACCTTTTACTAAGGAGGATGTCAACAATGCTGATGGTGCATGCAGTGCAAGGGTGAATGAAATGGACGAGCTTCAACATGAAACGGGTGTCAAAGAATATCAT GAGGCTGAAGCAGAGCATGATAAACCTTCAAAGAGTGTCAGAGATGTTGAGCCACTTGAAGATGATTATAAAAGTTGTTACAACTGGCCCTCCGAATTCAAGAGACTTCAAAAAGAGATTATAGAACTTTGGCATGCTTGCAATGTCTCCTTGGCACACAGAACATACTTCTTCCTTCTTTTCCAAGGTGATACCACAGATGCTATATACATGGAGGTTGAAATTAGAAGATTAAACTTCCTCAAGGACACATTTTCACGTGGAGAGAAAACCGTGGTGAATGGTAGGACTTTGTCACTCGAGGGAAG CAAGAAAGATCTTCGAGAAGAGAGACGGATGCTTAGCAAGCAAATGCAGAAAAAGTTAAGCGAAGCAGAACGAGAAAGTTTGTACCTTAAGTGGGGCATTCTGATCAATAGCAAAAGAAGAAGGGTACAGTTGGCTCAGAAATTGTGGACCAAAACAGATGATATAAACCACATTGCAGATAGTGCCTATTTAGTAGCAAAGTTGGCTGGGTTGATGGAGCCAGGAAAAGGTCCTAAGGAGATGTTTGGACTTGATTTTCCAGGAACAAGTAGAAATTATAGTTTCAAAACAGGCCTGAAATCTATTTTGTAA
- the LOC132623305 gene encoding kinesin-like protein KIN-7H isoform X3 has protein sequence MEEREERICVSVRLRPLNEKERNDVTDWECINDTTIIYKNVSLSPSERLMYPSAYTFDRVFTSDCSTRQVYEEAAKEVALSVVKGFNSSVLAYGQTSSGKTYTMIGITEYAIADIYEYVHKHTERDFVLKFSAMEIYNESVRDLLGEGSSTPLRLLDDPERGTVVEKLTEEILRDWNHVIHLLSICEAQRQIGETSLNETSSRSHQIIRLTIESSAREYSGNDNSSTLLATVNFVDLAGSERASQSLSAGTRLKEGCHINRSLLTLGTVIRKLSKDRRGHIPFRDSKLTRILQPSLGGNGRTAIICTISPARSHVEQSRNTLLFASCAKEVTTNAQANIVMSDKTLVKHLQRELARLESELRYPRACIFPSDYEALLQEKDHQIQQLEKEIKDLILQRDIAQSQVKDLLKLLGDDVIQVGFGHYPNLRVKRSPDYQSPMQQISLLRETRYIDVDVRARSMGHSRCSSEDQFIHVPEFEETIFRNNAFPMLLVGSSNNSRSDSCQGWDDQAEKQSNKTSEDLCKEVRCIETEESSVKGTQYSFPEENGRFPALFTIINGERINHGTISPRSVTPQHKENGELKPSPFKEDQESVSSSFFEEGRNSNRDLVSFPLRVEQALESSKCKDDKESAPLLLKEEKEEKKLICVYSSNAPPEKLSSPCDRNLKLYKSTSCKASIIIDRSSPCLEESNRNENAPPSDLERDFNARPQDSEMRICPMNFGSDVKCSSGNGPSFHEEGAVNIELEVPKRKPFTKEDVNNADGACSARVNEMDELQHETGVKEYHLL, from the exons ATGGAGGAGCGCGAAGAGAGGATTTGTGTATCGGTGAGGCTAAGGCCATTGAATGAGAAAGAAAGAAACGATGTTACAGATTGGGAATGTATCAATGACACAactattatatacaaaaatgttaGCCTTTCGCCATCAGAGCGCTTAATGTATCCCTCTGCATATACATTTG ACAGGGTATTCACCAGTGATTGCTCTACAAGACAGGTTTATGAAGAAGCAGCTAAAGAAGTTGCTCTTTCCGTGGTCAAAGGATTCAATT CAAGTGTTCTTGCCTATGGCCAAACAAGCAGTGGAAAGACCTACACTATGATTGGAATAACTGAATATGCAATAGCAGATATCTACGAATACGTGCACAAG CACACAGAAAGAGACTTTGTTTTGAAGTTTTCTGCCATGGAGATATACAATGAATCTGTTCGAGATCTCCTTGGTGAAGGTAGCAGTACTCCACTCAGACTTCTAGATGATCCGGAG AGAGGGACCGTTGTTGAGAAACTCACTGAGGAAATATTGAGGGATTGGAACCATGTGATTCATCTCCTTTCTATATGTGAAG CTCAGAGACAGATTGGGGAGACTTCCCTCAATGAAACAAGCTCTAGATCTCACCAAATCATCAGACTG ACAATTGAAAGTTCCGCTCGTGAGTATTCAGGCAACGACAACTCGAGTACCCTTTTAGCTACTGTG AATTTTGTCGATTTGGCTGGAAGTGAGCGGGCATCTCAGTCGTTGTCAGCTGGTACAAGGCTGAAAGAAGGCTGTCACATAAACCGCAGCTTGCTGACCCTGGGCACTGTTATTCGTAAGCTAAG CAAGGATAGGAGGGGTCACATTCCTTTCCGAGATTCAAAGCTAACTAGGATATTGCAGCCCTCATTAGGCGGCAATGGTAGAACTGCCATCATCTGTACAATTAGCCCTGCACGAAGTCATGTTGAGCAATCAAGGAATACACTACTGTTTGCGAGTTGTGCAAAGGAAGTAACTACTAATGCCCAAGCGAACATAGTAATGTCAGATAAAACATTAGTGAAGCATTTGCAGAGGGAGTTGGCAAGATTGGAAAGTGAGTTAAGGTATCCTAGGGCTTGTATATTCCCTTCAGATTACGAAGCGTTACTGCAAGAGAAGGACCATCAAATACAACAG CTGGAGAAGGAGATAAAGGACTTAATTTTGCAACGCGACATTGCTCAGAGTCAAGTTAAAGATCTGTTGAAGCTGCTTGGAGATGATGTAATACAG GTTGGTTTTGGACACTACCCGAATCTGCGTGTGAAGAGATCACCAGATTATCAAAGCCCAATGCAACAGATTTCCCTATTGAGAGAAACTCGTTACATAGATGTTGATGTTAGAGCACGTTCAATGGGACATAGTAGGTGTAGCTCTGAGGATCAGTTTATACACGTGCCAGAGTTTGAAGAAACAATCTTTCGCAACAATGCATTTCCAATGCTATTAGTTGGCAGTTCAAATAATAGCAGAAGTGATTCATGTCAGGGATGGGATGATCAAGCTGAAAAACAAAGTAACAAGACTTCTGAGGATCTATGCAAGGAAGTTCGTTGCATTGAAACAGAAGAATCCAGTGTCAAGGGAACACAGTATTCATTTCCTGAAGAAAATGGTCGCTTTCCAGCTTTATTTACCATTATAAATGGGGAAAGAATAAATCACGGAACAATATCACCTCGATCAGTGACACCTCAGCATAAGGAAAACGGGGAGTTGAAACCATCACCGTTTAAAGAAGACCAAGAATCAGTGTCATCATCATTTTTCGAGGAAGGAAGGAATTCCAATAGAGATTTAGTGTCATTTCCCTTAAGGGTTGAGCAAGCCCTTGAATCATCAAAGTGCAAGGACGACAAAGAGTCCGCGCCATTGCTgttaaaagaagagaaagaagagaaaaaattaATTTGTGTTTATTCCTCAAATGCTCCTCCAGAAAAATTATCCTCACCATGTGATAGAAATTTGAAGTTATATAAAAGTACAAGTTGCAAAGCTAGCATAATTATTGATCGATCTTCTCCATGCTTAGAGGAGTCCAACAGAAATGAAAATGCACCACCATCTGACCTAGAAAGAGATTTCAATGCAAGACCTCAGGATTCAGAAATGAGAATTTGTCCTATGAACTTTGGCTCTGATGTTAAGTGTTCTTCAGGAAATGGTCCCTCCTTTCATGAAGAGGGTGCTGTCAATATTGAACTTGAGGTTCCAAAGAGGAAACCTTTTACTAAGGAGGATGTCAACAATGCTGATGGTGCATGCAGTGCAAGGGTGAATGAAATGGACGAGCTTCAACATGAAACGGGTGTCAAAGAATATCAT ctatTATAA
- the LOC132623305 gene encoding kinesin-like protein KIN-7F isoform X2, translating into MIGITEYAIADIYEYVHKHTERDFVLKFSAMEIYNESVRDLLGEGSSTPLRLLDDPERGTVVEKLTEEILRDWNHVIHLLSICEAQRQIGETSLNETSSRSHQIIRLTIESSAREYSGNDNSSTLLATVNFVDLAGSERASQSLSAGTRLKEGCHINRSLLTLGTVIRKLSKDRRGHIPFRDSKLTRILQPSLGGNGRTAIICTISPARSHVEQSRNTLLFASCAKEVTTNAQANIVMSDKTLVKHLQRELARLESELRYPRACIFPSDYEALLQEKDHQIQQLEKEIKDLILQRDIAQSQVKDLLKLLGDDVIQVGFGHYPNLRVKRSPDYQSPMQQISLLRETRYIDVDVRARSMGHSRCSSEDQFIHVPEFEETIFRNNAFPMLLVGSSNNSRSDSCQGWDDQAEKQSNKTSEDLCKEVRCIETEESSVKGTQYSFPEENGRFPALFTIINGERINHGTISPRSVTPQHKENGELKPSPFKEDQESVSSSFFEEGRNSNRDLVSFPLRVEQALESSKCKDDKESAPLLLKEEKEEKKLICVYSSNAPPEKLSSPCDRNLKLYKSTSCKASIIIDRSSPCLEESNRNENAPPSDLERDFNARPQDSEMRICPMNFGSDVKCSSGNGPSFHEEGAVNIELEVPKRKPFTKEDVNNADGACSARVNEMDELQHETGVKEYHEAEAEHDKPSKSVRDVEPLEDDYKSCYNWPSEFKRLQKEIIELWHACNVSLAHRTYFFLLFQGDTTDAIYMEVEIRRLNFLKDTFSRGEKTVVNGRTLSLEGSKKDLREERRMLSKQMQKKLSEAERESLYLKWGILINSKRRRVQLAQKLWTKTDDINHIADSAYLVAKLAGLMEPGKGPKEMFGLDFPGTSRNYSFKTGLKSIL; encoded by the exons ATGATTGGAATAACTGAATATGCAATAGCAGATATCTACGAATACGTGCACAAG CACACAGAAAGAGACTTTGTTTTGAAGTTTTCTGCCATGGAGATATACAATGAATCTGTTCGAGATCTCCTTGGTGAAGGTAGCAGTACTCCACTCAGACTTCTAGATGATCCGGAG AGAGGGACCGTTGTTGAGAAACTCACTGAGGAAATATTGAGGGATTGGAACCATGTGATTCATCTCCTTTCTATATGTGAAG CTCAGAGACAGATTGGGGAGACTTCCCTCAATGAAACAAGCTCTAGATCTCACCAAATCATCAGACTG ACAATTGAAAGTTCCGCTCGTGAGTATTCAGGCAACGACAACTCGAGTACCCTTTTAGCTACTGTG AATTTTGTCGATTTGGCTGGAAGTGAGCGGGCATCTCAGTCGTTGTCAGCTGGTACAAGGCTGAAAGAAGGCTGTCACATAAACCGCAGCTTGCTGACCCTGGGCACTGTTATTCGTAAGCTAAG CAAGGATAGGAGGGGTCACATTCCTTTCCGAGATTCAAAGCTAACTAGGATATTGCAGCCCTCATTAGGCGGCAATGGTAGAACTGCCATCATCTGTACAATTAGCCCTGCACGAAGTCATGTTGAGCAATCAAGGAATACACTACTGTTTGCGAGTTGTGCAAAGGAAGTAACTACTAATGCCCAAGCGAACATAGTAATGTCAGATAAAACATTAGTGAAGCATTTGCAGAGGGAGTTGGCAAGATTGGAAAGTGAGTTAAGGTATCCTAGGGCTTGTATATTCCCTTCAGATTACGAAGCGTTACTGCAAGAGAAGGACCATCAAATACAACAG CTGGAGAAGGAGATAAAGGACTTAATTTTGCAACGCGACATTGCTCAGAGTCAAGTTAAAGATCTGTTGAAGCTGCTTGGAGATGATGTAATACAG GTTGGTTTTGGACACTACCCGAATCTGCGTGTGAAGAGATCACCAGATTATCAAAGCCCAATGCAACAGATTTCCCTATTGAGAGAAACTCGTTACATAGATGTTGATGTTAGAGCACGTTCAATGGGACATAGTAGGTGTAGCTCTGAGGATCAGTTTATACACGTGCCAGAGTTTGAAGAAACAATCTTTCGCAACAATGCATTTCCAATGCTATTAGTTGGCAGTTCAAATAATAGCAGAAGTGATTCATGTCAGGGATGGGATGATCAAGCTGAAAAACAAAGTAACAAGACTTCTGAGGATCTATGCAAGGAAGTTCGTTGCATTGAAACAGAAGAATCCAGTGTCAAGGGAACACAGTATTCATTTCCTGAAGAAAATGGTCGCTTTCCAGCTTTATTTACCATTATAAATGGGGAAAGAATAAATCACGGAACAATATCACCTCGATCAGTGACACCTCAGCATAAGGAAAACGGGGAGTTGAAACCATCACCGTTTAAAGAAGACCAAGAATCAGTGTCATCATCATTTTTCGAGGAAGGAAGGAATTCCAATAGAGATTTAGTGTCATTTCCCTTAAGGGTTGAGCAAGCCCTTGAATCATCAAAGTGCAAGGACGACAAAGAGTCCGCGCCATTGCTgttaaaagaagagaaagaagagaaaaaattaATTTGTGTTTATTCCTCAAATGCTCCTCCAGAAAAATTATCCTCACCATGTGATAGAAATTTGAAGTTATATAAAAGTACAAGTTGCAAAGCTAGCATAATTATTGATCGATCTTCTCCATGCTTAGAGGAGTCCAACAGAAATGAAAATGCACCACCATCTGACCTAGAAAGAGATTTCAATGCAAGACCTCAGGATTCAGAAATGAGAATTTGTCCTATGAACTTTGGCTCTGATGTTAAGTGTTCTTCAGGAAATGGTCCCTCCTTTCATGAAGAGGGTGCTGTCAATATTGAACTTGAGGTTCCAAAGAGGAAACCTTTTACTAAGGAGGATGTCAACAATGCTGATGGTGCATGCAGTGCAAGGGTGAATGAAATGGACGAGCTTCAACATGAAACGGGTGTCAAAGAATATCAT GAGGCTGAAGCAGAGCATGATAAACCTTCAAAGAGTGTCAGAGATGTTGAGCCACTTGAAGATGATTATAAAAGTTGTTACAACTGGCCCTCCGAATTCAAGAGACTTCAAAAAGAGATTATAGAACTTTGGCATGCTTGCAATGTCTCCTTGGCACACAGAACATACTTCTTCCTTCTTTTCCAAGGTGATACCACAGATGCTATATACATGGAGGTTGAAATTAGAAGATTAAACTTCCTCAAGGACACATTTTCACGTGGAGAGAAAACCGTGGTGAATGGTAGGACTTTGTCACTCGAGGGAAG CAAGAAAGATCTTCGAGAAGAGAGACGGATGCTTAGCAAGCAAATGCAGAAAAAGTTAAGCGAAGCAGAACGAGAAAGTTTGTACCTTAAGTGGGGCATTCTGATCAATAGCAAAAGAAGAAGGGTACAGTTGGCTCAGAAATTGTGGACCAAAACAGATGATATAAACCACATTGCAGATAGTGCCTATTTAGTAGCAAAGTTGGCTGGGTTGATGGAGCCAGGAAAAGGTCCTAAGGAGATGTTTGGACTTGATTTTCCAGGAACAAGTAGAAATTATAGTTTCAAAACAGGCCTGAAATCTATTTTGTAA